The stretch of DNA ATGAACCCTGCGGGCCGGCGTAGATGTCCTCGATCACCGGGTAGCTCTTCTGCGGATCGAAGTCGCGCGGCCGGCAGATGATTCCCCAGATATCCGTGACGCCGTCGCGACCTTTCGCCACGAACACCTCCGGCGACGTCCAGCCGGAGGCGACGAGTTCGCTCGCGTCGGCCGACTCAAACGGGCAGACGAGCCGCCCGTCTTCGCCGCTGCGCAGTTCATGGACCGGCGGTAGATCGACGCGCGAGTAAGTGTCGATGAGGAAACGCCCGTCGGGCGAGAACTCAATCGAGTGGTTCCCGTCGCCCTCGGTCAACCATATCAACGCGGCGGTGTCGATATCGACCAGCGCGTAGTGCTTGAAGTAAGGGTCTTGCTCCGCCCGGCCGCTGAGCGCGACCAAGACGCGTCGCTGAGCGTGGTCGATCCGCTCGATCGAACGTAGGACCAAGCCGCGCGGCGTCAGCTCACGGACCTCTTGCCCGCTCGCGGCGTTCACCAGCAGCAACTGACGCCAACCGTTCTTCTCCGTGACGTATAACACCTCATCGGCGCCCTCGAGCCAGCTGATGCGCGGCGTCGATGGATTCTCCGTGTGGGCAGTCCAGATGAAGGTCTCGGACTTCTCGTCGATGAGGTTGCGTACCTCGCCATCCGCCAGGCCAACCTCGATCAGCCGATAGCGCTGATGCCCGCGATCCGTCTGGCCGTAACGCAGGTGCGCGCCGCCGGGAGAGAACGTCACGGCGGGTCGCTCCCATTCGTGCTCGAACCGTTCGACCTTGGGTTTGAGTTGTTGCCCCGAGTCGATGTAAAAGACGTTCAACTCGTGCGTCGGGAACGGGTCTCCCGGCAAAAGGTACGGATGCGACTCCAGCACCGCGCGTCCGCCCTGCGGAGGCGATGAGCGGATGACATGGACCGGTTGCTTTTCTACCTCAAACGTTCGGAAGGCGACCAAGTGCTGTGAATCGGGCGCCCAAGTCAGTTGTCCGTAACTCTGCCTGTCGCCCCCGTCGGTGCTCAGCGGCCGCGTCTGCCCCGACTCGACCAACCGCACCACAACGTTGTGGTCTTCAATCGCAGCGACCCAATTGCCGTCCGGTGAGTTGGCGCCCCGATCCATGTTGCGACGCCCTCGGCGAGACCGGCGTTCCGAACGCGGGCGCCGCTTGCCGTCGATGACGACATCTCGAGGTCGATCGTCGGCGATGACCTCGTCGACCTCGACGCCATCGGCGTCGACAATCCGCCAGCGGTGGCCGCCAAACGTGTGTTGGTCGCGGCGCGCGCCGGCGGAGACTTCGCCGTAGCTACGCTTCGTGCCGTCGCCGCTCAACCAGAAGAGCTCGACCGAATCCTTCAACTTGTTGATGAAGGTGATGGTGGTATCGGCGCCGGTCCGCGACGGGCGTTCGTCCCTCGACTGAATCGATTCCTCGGGCGGTCCAGCGTCGTCCGACTTCGTCAGCACTCCTGTGTCGGCGTTCCACAGCAATCGATTGTCGTTGCTCCGCACGGCGACCAGTTGGCCCTCCGCCGAGTACTCCAGCGAATCGATCGGCAAGCGGGCGGCGTCGGTGGATTCGCCTAACGCCACCGCCATTGCCGCGTGGTCGAACGCCGGCGACCGCACGCCCTTCAGTGCATCGACCACGACGAACTCTCGGGCGCCGTCCGCTAGGTCGTTGCGGTACCAGAACAGATTGTTGCCCGCGACCCAATGAGGCCTGACGTGCTGCCTATAGACGCGAGCGTCGCGGTCGCCGGCGTTCCGACCCGTTTGGTTCGCCGCCGGAGCGACATCGACGATCGGTAAGTCACCGAGCGAGGCGCCTCTCGGAGAGATCGGCTTTCCAGTCGGGGGCAGGGACCAAGCGTCGATGGCTGAACCCGAAAGCAGAATCAAGATCGAAGCTAAGTTGCGCCAAGACATGCGGTGGGATTTTCAGCTCGAGGTTCTGCTTGTGGACCGGTAGCAACGAACCCTCTCAAGGTTCGAAAACATTAACGCATCATTCTAACCTCGCGGCGGCGCACAGAGGGCGCGCCCCCGGCATTCGGAGGCGGAGGGCCTACGCCTATCCGGTAATCCCCGCATGGTTTGGTGGAATCGTGGGCCCGATCGGCCTCGGTTGCTAGCTCCCCGGCTTCGGTCTTCCGCTGTCGCCGACCCGTCGCTACGCTTCGCGCGCGATAGCTTTGCGCGCTCCGCGAGCGCCGCCGTCCCTTGCCGCTCTAGCGATGTCTGAAACCAGCCCCGCCGACGACGAGCCGATCGAAGAATCGTTCTTCGAACGCACCGCGGCAGGCGTCGTGCGGTTCATCGGACGTTCATTGTTCACGACCGGCATGTCGCTGGTCTTGCCGCAGCGTGTGGCCGTGCTCGCCCACGCAGGCGACAAGCGGCTCGCTCCGCCGCTGTCGTACCTGACAGCGACCCTGTTCCTCGCCGGCGTGGGCGTCCGCCTGCACCGCTCGCACGAGTGGGCCGAGGAGGTCGCCGCTAACCAACTCGTCAGCGACTTGCGGGAGACTTTCTCGCAAGCATCGCTCGCCACCGCGGCAGTGATGACGTTCCCGAGTGTCCTGATCGTCGTCGCGCTGGCGACGCTGCTGGCCTGGGCGGGGGGCGTCGGTCGCTGTCCGACGCGGAGCCCGCTGTTCGCCTGTTGCTGCTACGCCGCGGGCTTTTTGTACGCGATGGTTGCGGTCCTGGTCTTCGGATCCATGGGACTACGGGTCGCGCTCGACATGGAGCTCTCTCCCTTCGAATTCGACTGGGTGAACTACACAGCGATGGGGCTTCTCTTCTTCTGCGCGGGCGGAGGGATGCTCACCGTTGCCGCGTCACTCGCCGAGGAGTCGCGCCGCGCATGGGCCCGGGTGTTGCGTTACCCGGCGGCGTTCGCTGCGACCTGCGTCGCGGGGATTGCTTGCGGCGTCGCCTTGGAAGCGAGCTTCGACGTCGAAGGCGCCGACGCCGCCAGCTACGAGGCCTACCGCAAGCGTGACCGCACGGGCTTGAAGATCGACACCATCAAGTGGACCACCCGCCGCAACCCCGCGGGCGGCCCCGATATCGTCACCGCGACGCTCGCGCTCTCCAACCTCGAAGCGGCGCCGCTCATCGTCCCCTGCCCCGAAGCGCTGATGGCGACCAACTCGGATGGCCTTCGCGATCGTTCATGCAGGCCCTATGGCCCCGAGTCGCAAGTCCTGGCGTGCTCGATCGACAAGCTCGAAGGCGGCGCGCTTCTGATCGAACCGGGCCAGACCCGGCTCTTCACGATCGAGTACGCCCCGCCAGCCGAACTCGCCCAGCCCGCTATCCAGTACGATCAAGTCCCGTACGCATTGACGTATGAGAAGCCCAGCGACCTCCGTTACTTTCATGCCGAAGTCGCCGAGCTTTGGTTGCCGGCGCCGCTTCACGTCAGGGAGCGAACGGCGACACAGAGCGACGGGGCGCCAACGACGCGCTGATCGTAGGGGGCAGAAGTTATCTGCCGATGTTAGGCTGGACGCCCGCGCCCGCTGCTTTCATCCCTGGAGTTCGCGATGCGATTGACGGCCCTCGTCCCGATGCTTCCTGTGCGAAACGTCGCCGTTAGCATCGCGTTCTACGAGAAACTCGGCTTCTCCGTCGAAGGCCAGAACGCCCCGTGGGGTTGGGCGATGCTCACCCGCGACGGTTGCCGGCTGATGCTCGACCAGTCGATCAACGTCCATCCCGAGGCGCCGCGGATGTCGGTCGTCTACCTCTACCCCGACGACGTTGCCGACTTTCATCGCTCCTTAGCCGACAACGGCGTTGCCGTCCCCGAACTCGAAGTCACGTTCTACGGCATGATGGAGTTCCGGATCGAAGACCCGGACGGCAACCGGCTGTGGGTTGGGGAATTGAAATCGCAGTGAGCGCATCGCTGGCGACTCGTGGCGAGCCGATGACGCGAGTCGTGGGAGTAAAGCGGGTACCGACACACCTCCATGAGTCGCGTCGTAGCCCCCCGTCACTGGTTTAGGAAAGCATAACGTCACGCTACGCCCAGAACGCGTCATCCCTGCGTTTGCTCACGGTCTTGACGCAGTGTTGGGCCATCTTGCGGAGCAACTTCTCCGGCACCAGCTCGTGGTAGGGCATCTTTAGGTAGTTCTTGGTCGTCTCGTGCTGCTCGAGTTCTTTGGCGAACGCTTCGAGCGTCCCCTCGATCGGCGCGAAGACGCAGTGGGCCTTGAATGCAGCGAACGAGTAGACGACCCGCGGCTCGATGAAGAACGGGGCGCCCCACTTGATCGCTTCCTCGGCCTCGGGCGCCTCGCTCTGAAGGATCGCATAGACCTGCCGCAAGTGCGTCTGCCCCGCGGCGGGTGCGGCGTCGATGTAGTCGGCGATCGTTGTGGGGCGGTTCTTTGCCATCGCTATCGCTGTTGCAACATCGCGTCGATAACGCCGTCGGCGGTGTAGTCCGTGGCGACAGCTGCGGCTTCGTAGCCGGCGTCCCTTAACGCCGTGGCGGTGATCGGGCTGATCGCGGCGAATCGTGGCGCGTTTGGGGACGCCGCAATCGCTTCGCCAAACAACACAGCGGCGGAACGCGCGATGGCCGAACTGGTTGCGGTGATCCAATCAACGCGGCCGGCGGCGATCTCTTCGATCACGGCCGGATTCGCTGCGGTGATGTCACGGCTGACGTAGGCGACGACTTGATCGACCTCGGCGCCGGCGTCGTCGAGCGTTTCGGCGAGGACCTCGCGCCCGCGGCTGGCGCGGATCAAGAGAATCCTCTTGCTTGCCGCTTCGCGGCTTAGCTCGGCGGCGAGGGACTCGGCGCAAAACTCTTCCGGGACGAGGTCCGCGTTAAGCCGCCAAGCGGCGAGGGCGTCGGCGGTGGCGGAGCCGATCGCGGCGATTCTTGAATTGCCGAACGCCCGTGCGTCGCGGTTGCGCTGTTGCATCCGCTGGAGCAACGCTTCGACACCGTTGCGGCTGCTGAACACCACCCAGGCGTAGTCGCTCAGGCGATCGATCGCCGCGTCGAGTTCAGCGAAGCCGTCGGGCGGGGTGATCTCGATAACGGGGTGCTCGATCACTCGAGCGCCGAAGTCCGCTAGGCGCTCGGCCATGGCGTCGCCCTGACCAGCGGGGCGCGTGACAACGACGGTCTTGCTGAACAGCGGGCGACTCGTGAACCAATTCGCGTCATCGCTCGAACCCGCGACGTCGCCGATCACCACCACCAGGGGCGGACGCATCCGCCCCGGCGCAAGGATCGTCGGCAACTCGCCAAGCCTGCCGTGCAAGGTTTGTTGATCGGGGAGCGAGCAACGGCGGACGATTGTGACGGGCGTGTCGGGCGCCTTGCCGGCGGCGATGAGATGACGGCTCCATTCGGGGGCGTTCGTCACGCCCATGTAGACGACCAGTGTGCCGGGGAACGCCGCGAGCTTCGCGAAATCCGCGGTGCCCGATGGATCGCTGTCGCTGCGGTCGTGACCCGTGACGAGCGCAACGCACGAGGCGTGGTCACGGTCGGTGATCGTGACGCCCGCGTAGGCGCCGGCGGCGACGGCGGTCGTCACGCCGGGGACGATGGCGTACTCAATGCCCGCCGCCTTGAGGGCGGCGACCTCTTCCGCCAGACGACCGAAGACGCTCGGGTCGCCCCCCTTGAGCCGCACGACGGTCCGACCGGCCCGCGCCTCGGCGATCATCCGGGCGTTGATCTCGTCCTGCTTCCAGAGCTTGCCGGCTCCGTGGCGGCCGAGGCTGACGCGCTCGGCGGCGGGTGAGGCGTGGCGCAGCAGGGCGTCGTTGGCCAAGTAGTCGTAGAGGACGACGTCGGCCTCTCGCAGGCGGCGGGCGCCGGCGAGCGTCAGCAGCTCGGGATCACCCGGCCCGGCGCCGACGAGGTAAACGCGGCCTGTCGGGGGGGCTGACACTTGCAATGACCGGGGCTCAAAGAGGCGAAGTTACTGGCGGACGGGGCGCGGCAGGACGGCCTGTGCCGATTATGACTACCACCGCCGCCCACAAACGAGGGGCGCCGGGCGGATGTTGGTCCCGGCGAGCAGGAAGTTGTAGACTCGGAGGGAGGGCGATCTTCGAAGTCCCCCTCGTCCGGAACCGACAAAGCAGACCCAACCGCGCCAGAGGCCCCTACAAGGCCCCAGCGTGCATCCTACGGGCATGAAAACCCCTCCCCCATCAAAGACGCCACCCCCGATGGAACCGCCTCCTGCGGCCTCTGGCGGCCTCTCAGCGGCCGATCGGAATCGGCTGCAACAGGTGTTCCTGAGGGCGAAGAAATGCCTCGAACGGGCCGACTACGCCTACGCCCATGACCTCTTCTCGCAGTGCGTCGCGGAAGACCCCGGTTCGCTGATCTACTTGCAGCACTTCCGCGCGAACCTCGCGCAGATGCACCCCAAGACTGCGGCCGCGAAGCACAGCGCGTTCTCGGGCCTGCCGGGCTTCGGCGGCGGGCGGGCCGCCGTGTCGAAGCTGGCGGACAAGGGCAATTGGCGCGAGGCCTTCACCGCGGGCTGTAAGGCGCTAAAGAAGTCGCCCGGTGACGTGGGCGTCATCGCCGAGCTCGGCGGCGCGGCGGGCGAGCTCGGACACAGCGACTGCCAGCTCTACTACTTGCGGTGGGCGCTCGACCTGTCGCCGACGGACCTCGACGTCAACCGCCAAGCGGCGGCGGCGCTGGAGAAGATCGGCGAGTTCGACCAGGCGATCGGCTGCTGGCTGCGGGTTCAGCAACAAAAGCCCGGGGACGAAGAGGCCTCCCGGGCCATCTCCCGGCTTAGCGTCGAGAAGACGATCGACCGTGGCGGCTACAATCCACAGCTGCTCAAGGGCGCCGGCGACGTGGCGATGCCCCACACCGGGCGGGTCGCCGAGGCGTCGGCGCGGCGGAAGTACGATTCGCCCGACGCGGAACGCGAAGAGCAGCCCGCCGAGCCGCCCCAGGCTGCCCTTACCGAGGAAGAGCTTCGCGCCGCGATCGACGCCAACCCGGCCGACCCCGCCGCGTACGTGCAGCTCGCCGAGATGTTCTCTAGCGCCGGACGGCTGCACGACGCCGAACGGCTCTACAAGAAGGCCCTCCATGTCGCCGGCGGCGGCGACTTGGAACTTTTGGAGAAGCTGGAAGAGGTCTATCTCAACCGCAAACGCGACACGGCCCGGGTCGCCGAGCAACGGGCCCAGCGACAGCAGAGCCCCGCCGCCCAGAAGCTTGCCGAGCAAGCCCAGCGTGAGGCGAACCTGGCCGAGGTCGAGGTCTTCTCCGCCCGGGCCGAACGGACGCCGGGCGATCCGCGGGTGCAGTTTGACTTCGCCATCCGGCTCAAGCGGGTCGGCAACTTCCGCGAGGCGGTGAAGCCCTTCCAGGCGGCCCGAGCCGACAAGAAGCGGGCCGCCGAGGCCGAACTGCACCTGGGAGAGTGCTTCCAGCACATCGAGCAGCACCGTTTGGCGATGCGTAGCTACGAGGCGGCGATCGCGATCTGCGGCGAGGGAGAATGGACCGACCTCCGGAAGCTGGCCTTGTATCGGGCCGGGGTGCTGGCCATGGGGCTCAAGGACCTCGACGCGGCGGAAAAGTACCTGACGGACCTCGCTTCGGCCGATTTTGGGTATCGAGACGTCTCGGCACGGCTAGACAAACTGGCCACGATCCGCAAAACTGGCTGACTTCCCCGCCGCGGAGCGGCGTGGGCAGGGGCGGCCGGTCGATGATGACGAGGCCAGCCCCGTGAGTCCGGACACCCGCCAGCGTCATTTTCAGACCCCTTCCCGATGCCCAATTCAGCCAGCGCCAAGAAGAGCCTCCGCCAGAACCAGGAGCGTCGCCTCGCCAATCGCAGCGTCCGCTCGAGCCTGCGGACGCAGATCAAGAAGGTCCGCGCTGCGATCGCTGCCGGCGACGCCGAGAAGTGCGACGCCGAGTTCAAGACGGTGCAAAAGAAGCTGGACAAGGCCGCTGCAAGCAACCTGATCCACGACAATAGCGCCGCCCGCACCAAGGCCCGCCTCACCAAGGCGATCAAAGCCGTGAAGGCGAAGGCCCAGGGCTGAGGCCTAAAGGTCTCGCGCAGAGACGCAAAGACGCAGAGAAGACGAGGGCTGGCATTTGCCAGCCCTTTTTCTTTTGAGATGGGGGCAATCATGCCGCAATCACCGTCCGCTCACGATCGATTCCTCTCCGCAATGGAGGGGGAAGCCTACAACCCTGCCTTGAATCAGCCGAGCAAGAGCCCTGAGGTTTTTGCGGCATTGATTCCCGAGTTGGAACGTGAGGTTCAGCAGGGCGATATGCAGAGTGCGTACGCTCTGGCAGTCGTTCTCGTCGCTGGTCTAGCTCTCCGCTCGATGGAAGAGTTGGAAGCTCAGCGTGAAGACCTGCTCGTCCGTGCTTCAGAACTCTGGACCAAATGCGCCCTATCGGACAACTGGGGGGCTGTTGATAATCTCATGACCGAAGGCGTTGGTCCGTCCGCAGAACTTGCTCGTCGCTTGTGGTCAGAAGTCCATCGCGATCGCAGGGACCTGGTTCAGTTCGACAACGACGCACAGATGCCCATCTATGGCAGCGACTTCGCTCGCGAAGTCCATCGTCGCTGGCTTCTCAAATGGCCAGAAGTCTCGCAATAAGTCGGTGACACACTTCCTTAGCGCCTTCGCGGCTTTGCGTGAGTCTTCTCCGCGTCTCTGCGCGAGAGCTTAGCGCCGTTACCACTCGATGAGCGAGGCGTCGAACACGGGGCCTTCGACGCAGGTGCGTTTGTAGTCCCACTCGCCGTCGGGCTGGCGCACTTTGGCGACGCAACTGAAGCAGACGCCTAGGCCGCAGGCCATCGGCGTTTCGAGCGACACGTCGCAACGCACGCCGGAGGCGAGGCAGACTTCGGCGACGGCGTGCATCATTGGTTCAGGGCCGCAGCAGAGGACGCGCCGCGACGGGCCGGTGGTCTCTGATAGCGCCTGCTGCAAGAGGTCGGTCACCAGGCCGTTGTGCCCGATCGAGCCGTCGTTGCTGGCGATGCGAAGGTCGAATCCCGCGGCGCGGAAGTCTTGCTCACCAGCGACGTAGGCGGCGGTGCGGACGCCGTAGCAGAAGGTGACGCGGGAAGCGCTAAGCCGCGAGCGGCTGGGCGCGCCGTAGGTCTTTTGGGCGAGGGCTTCCCTGCCCGCGGCGAGGAACGGCGTGTAGCCGATGCCGCCGGCGACGAGGATCAGGTGGTCGAGCGCCTCAATGTCGCCGGCCAACCGAGAACCCGTGAAACCATTGCCGAGCGGACCCCACACTTCAACGAGGTCGCCGGGCTGACGCGTCGCAAGCAGCGCGGTCAGTTTGCCGTGAACTAGGTAGACCACGTCAACGGTCGTGCGGTCGTCGCTGGTGTCATAGAGTGCGAAAGCCCGGCCCAGCAGCGGGTCATCGATCCCCGCGACGCGGACCATGACGAACTGCCCCGGCGTGATCACGTCGGCGATCGCCGGCGCCTCGAAGCGCAGACGATAGGTGTCGCGCGCGAGCTGGACGTTCTCGATGATCGGCGCCGAAACGAACGCCGCGCCGTCGGCGTAGTGATTGGCGTGTAGCGGCGTCGCGTCGAGGCGTTGGCAGTCCGGCACTTGTGCTTCCTTGTCGAGCCCGCGAATGACGCGAATGGAAATCGCTCTCATTCGCGGGCAACCAATTTCAACGCTTGCCCTTCGGCTTGCCGCCACCACTGCCGCCGCGGCCTTTGTTCTTCGACTTGTTGAACGGCTTGCCGCCGGACTTCTTGACGCCCTTCTTGATGGGCGGCTTGCCACTAGGTTTGCCGGTAGGCTTGCCCGTGGCGCCGTGCTTATGGGGGCGGTGTTTGGCGGGGCGCGCGGTTGGGCGTTTAGGACGCTCCGTCGCCGATTTGGATTCTTCCCCGCCAATGATGGCTCGACCCTCGGCGGGCCGCTCGGCTTTCTTCGGCGCCGCCTTGCGCGGCGGTCGCTTGCGATCGGGGCGCGGGCCCGAGGGCCGCTTTTCTACGGCAATCGTCTTGTGCTTGCCGGTAGTCGCTTCACGCAGGGCCGTGACCTCTTCGCGCGTCAGTTCGCGGTACGCGCCAACGGGCATCTCACCCAGCCGCACGGGGCCGACCGCGATGCGCTGAAGCTTCTGCACCTTGTGGCCGACACGCGCCAGGACACGGCGGATCTCGCGGTTGCGACCCTCGTCGAGGATCACTTCGAGGATCGCCGATGACTTGCGGGTGCTCTTGAGCTTCACATTCTTGAACGCGACGCGGCCCTCATCGATGTAGACGCCCTTACGAACCTCGGCGAGCACCTCGTTGCTCGGCATGCCCGCCACTTGGACGTGGTAGAGCTTCTCGACGCCGTGCCGGGGGTGGGTGATGCGGTTGGCGAGTTCGCCGTCGTTGGTGAGCAGGATCAGACCTTCGCTCGACATGTCGAGCCGACCGATGGCGAAGACGCGACCCGCGTTCGGCGGCAAGAGGTCCGTCACACGCGGACGACCAGCGGGATCGCGCGCCGTGCAGACGACGCCCGTGGGCTTGTTCAGGGCGAAGTAGACTGGCTTCGACGCGGTGAGCAACTCGCCATCGAGATGCACCGTTTGCTTCGACAGATCGACGCGGGCGCCGAGCTCGGTGACGATCTTGCCGTCCACATGGACGCGACCCGCGGTGATCAGCTCTTCGCACTCACGCCGACTGGCGACGCCCGCCGCGGCGAGGACCTTTTGCAGACGCTCGCCGTCTTCACGCGGCCCCGTCGTTGCCGGCGTTGCGCTGGGCCGTGGCGGGCGTTTGCGGAAGACACGCTTCTTCGGCGGGCCGTAGGAAGTCCTTCCCGCGGGGCCTTTCTTCTTGGCGCCTTTTTTCTTCGGCCGACCACCCTGCCCTTTGCCGCCGACGCCCTTCTTGGCGGACGGGCCGCTGGGCTTGGATCGTTTAGCGAACTTCTTGGGCATCGGGGCCACGCGGCGTAGACGGAGAGTTAAACCGCCTAGTTTAACGCCGCAACCCCGCAAAACCCAGCGGCCTTACGCCAATGCCGATGCTAATTCACCTCGCCGGGCAAGAAGCACACGAGGGTCACGCTCTAAGGCAATCCGCCGCCCCGCCAAATCGGCCGTCGTGTTCTTCGTGCCCGTCGTGGCGAAATACTCTAAGTTTCTCAATCTATCGCGGCGGGGCCACGGTCTGCTGCTTGTACCAGCCGCGGCGGGCCTCGGGCACCGGTTGGGCGTATTCGCGCGGGCGGCCGCCGACGATCTCGGGACCCACATCGTTCATCGGGTACGGGTCATGGCGGATCGCGTTGTACTGCTGCGTCGCGGCGTTGCCCGGATCGAAGAGATTGGGCATGCGCGTGCTCGGCCCACAGCCGACGGCGGCGAGCAGCGTGAACCAAGCGATTGATCGGGCGCGGAGCATGGGGCGGAATCGTATCAGCCCCGCCGCCGCCGCCCTACGGCAATCGCCGGGTGCTGGCGCCACTACCGATCAATGCGAGCCCCCGATGTAAATCGGGGGTGGAACGTGGCTACCCGCTTCCCACCCCTCATTCACATCGGGGGCTCGCCATCAGATGCTTCGTGCTCGTCCGTGTCTGGATCGCCTTTCTACGACGGCAAACGCATGTCGAGCAGTGTTGAAGGCTCGCTGGCGACGAAGGTCGCCTTGGGGCACGCCGCTGGCACGAGGAGCGTCTGCCCCGGCGCCAGCTGCTCGTCGAAGCCCTCGCCCGTCAGGCGACCGCTCCCCTCGACGAGCGACACGATGTGGAAGCTCTCGCAGTTCGGTAGTGCGAGGCTCTCGTCCGAGCCGGTCCGCAGACGGCTGAAGAGGAACTTGTCGCTCGTCACGAGGCGTTCCCAACGCAGGTCGCATGCCTGGGGCTTTTGCGCACCAACGGGGCCGCGCTCGTAGTCCGTGACAGCGAGTGACTCTTCGATGTGCAACGGCCGCGGCTTGCCGTCTTTATCGACGCGGTTCCAGTCGAACAGGCGGAACGTCGTGTTGCTGGCCTGCTGGATCTCGGCGATCACGAGGCCCGCCCCCAGGGCATGGACCGTGCCGGCGGGGATGAACACGCATTCGCCCGGACGCGGCTCGAACGAGTAGAGGCACTTATCGCATTCGCCCGCTTCGATCGCAGCGGCGAGGGTTTCGCGATCAACGCCCGGCTTGAGGCCAGAATAGATCTTGCCGCCGGGCTCGGCGGCGATGACGAGCCACGCCTCGGTCTTGCCGAGGTCGGGCGGCGATTGCTTCGCGGCCTGGGCGTCATTCGGGTGGACCTGGACTGAGAGCGTCTTCTGGGCGTCGAGGTACTTGAATAACAGCGGGAACCGCTCGGGCGGCGTAATTGGTCCGTAGAGGTCGGCGGGGAACTCCTTGGAGATTTCTCCTAACGTCTTGCCTTCCAGCGGGCCATTCTCGACGACGCTCTGCCCGTCCGGGTGATCGACAACCTCCCAGCTCTCGGCGTAGGTCGGGCCGTCGCCGATCGATTTACCCAACAGCTCGCCAAGGCGACGCCCTCCCCACAGGTACTCTTGGAGAATCGGTCGCAAGCGGAGTGGGTAATTGCAAGACATCGGCGCCCTTCGGGGGTTCTGGAGCGTAAACTGTTGGCATAGCTTTCTTTGCGACCGCCGCGGCCGGGTTCTCCGCCGCGACGACTCCAGCTATTATCGCGCCCCTGCCGCTCACCGCCAACCGCCTCCCCCCTGCCCGATACCCTCCCCGCTCGCCTGTGCTGAAGCGTCTGACGTCTGCCGACCCGCCCGAGGACTCGAAGATGTCCTTTGGCGAGCACCTCGAGGAGCTGCGTGGGGCGCTTTGGAAAGCGGTCGTCGCTGTTTTCCTGGGGTTTCTCGTTGGCCTCGCGGGCGGGAAGCAGTTCATTGAGTACGTGAAGGCGCCGCTCGAACAGGGCCTAGAGAACCTCGAACGCAACCGCAAGCAATCGGCATACAACGCTGAGCAAGGCGAAACGCCGGATGACGAGCACCCTCTGGTTAAGGAAGGCCTCGTCCCGGAGCGGTATTCGCTGGAGACAGGAGCCCTGCTTGAGGCGCTGAGCGGTCTCGGCATTGACGCCGAGCCGACCGCCAACGCGCCACCGCAGATCGACCTGTGGATGTGGACCAAGCCGCGCGACGCGCAATTGATCTCGACCGGCACGCCCGATGTCTTCTCCGTTTACGTGAAAGCGTCACTCGTGTTGGGCGTCGTGCTAGCGAGCCCCGCCGTCTTCTACTTCTTGTGGACGTTTGTCGCCGCGGGACTCTACCCGCACGAAAAACGCTACGTGCATGTCTTCATGCCGCTGAGCATCGGGCTGTTCTTCCTCGGCGCGATTGTGGCGTTCTACGTCGTGCTGAAGTACGTCATCACCTTCCTGCTCGGATTCAACGAGTGGATGGGTATCGAGGCGACGCCGCGGATCAACGAGTGGCTGTCGTTCGTGCTGGTCCTGCCGGTGATGTTTGGCGTGTCGTTCCAGATGCCACTGGTGATGCTCTTCCTCGAGCGGATCGGCGTGATGACGACGGACTACTACTGGAAGTACTGGCGGCACGCGGTGCTGGTAATCTTTGTCCTGTCGATGGTCCTTACTCCGGCCGACCCACAGAGTCTCTTAGCGATGGCTGGTTGCCTGACGCCGCTCTACTTCATCGGCATCGCGCTGTGCAAATGGATGCCCAAGCTGAACCAACCCTTCGCGGAGCAACTCGCCTCGGGAAGTAGCGATTAGTTGTGTCGCTAGGAAGGGGAACGAGATAAAGGGATA from Botrimarina mediterranea encodes:
- a CDS encoding iron chaperone; translated protein: MAKNRPTTIADYIDAAPAAGQTHLRQVYAILQSEAPEAEEAIKWGAPFFIEPRVVYSFAAFKAHCVFAPIEGTLEAFAKELEQHETTKNYLKMPYHELVPEKLLRKMAQHCVKTVSKRRDDAFWA
- the cobA gene encoding uroporphyrinogen-III C-methyltransferase, which produces MSAPPTGRVYLVGAGPGDPELLTLAGARRLREADVVLYDYLANDALLRHASPAAERVSLGRHGAGKLWKQDEINARMIAEARAGRTVVRLKGGDPSVFGRLAEEVAALKAAGIEYAIVPGVTTAVAAGAYAGVTITDRDHASCVALVTGHDRSDSDPSGTADFAKLAAFPGTLVVYMGVTNAPEWSRHLIAAGKAPDTPVTIVRRCSLPDQQTLHGRLGELPTILAPGRMRPPLVVVIGDVAGSSDDANWFTSRPLFSKTVVVTRPAGQGDAMAERLADFGARVIEHPVIEITPPDGFAELDAAIDRLSDYAWVVFSSRNGVEALLQRMQQRNRDARAFGNSRIAAIGSATADALAAWRLNADLVPEEFCAESLAAELSREAASKRILLIRASRGREVLAETLDDAGAEVDQVVAYVSRDITAANPAVIEEIAAGRVDWITATSSAIARSAAVLFGEAIAASPNAPRFAAISPITATALRDAGYEAAAVATDYTADGVIDAMLQQR
- a CDS encoding prolyl oligopeptidase family serine peptidase — translated: MSWRNLASILILLSGSAIDAWSLPPTGKPISPRGASLGDLPIVDVAPAANQTGRNAGDRDARVYRQHVRPHWVAGNNLFWYRNDLADGAREFVVVDALKGVRSPAFDHAAMAVALGESTDAARLPIDSLEYSAEGQLVAVRSNDNRLLWNADTGVLTKSDDAGPPEESIQSRDERPSRTGADTTITFINKLKDSVELFWLSGDGTKRSYGEVSAGARRDQHTFGGHRWRIVDADGVEVDEVIADDRPRDVVIDGKRRPRSERRSRRGRRNMDRGANSPDGNWVAAIEDHNVVVRLVESGQTRPLSTDGGDRQSYGQLTWAPDSQHLVAFRTFEVEKQPVHVIRSSPPQGGRAVLESHPYLLPGDPFPTHELNVFYIDSGQQLKPKVERFEHEWERPAVTFSPGGAHLRYGQTDRGHQRYRLIEVGLADGEVRNLIDEKSETFIWTAHTENPSTPRISWLEGADEVLYVTEKNGWRQLLLVNAASGQEVRELTPRGLVLRSIERIDHAQRRVLVALSGRAEQDPYFKHYALVDIDTAALIWLTEGDGNHSIEFSPDGRFLIDTYSRVDLPPVHELRSGEDGRLVCPFESADASELVASGWTSPEVFVAKGRDGVTDIWGIICRPRDFDPQKSYPVIEDIYAGPQGSFVPKSFSPAPYYEALTSQGFIVVKIDGMGTANRSKAFHDVCWKNLKDGGFEDRILWMKAAAKQHTELNLDRVGIYGVSAGGQNAAAAVLFHPEFYKVAVAACGCHDNRMDKASWNEQWMGYPVGPHYAESSNVENAHRLQGKLLLIVGEVDTNVPPESTMRVADALIRADKDFDLLVVPNAGHGMGGAYGERRMCDFFVRHLLGER
- a CDS encoding bleomycin resistance protein, coding for MRLTALVPMLPVRNVAVSIAFYEKLGFSVEGQNAPWGWAMLTRDGCRLMLDQSINVHPEAPRMSVVYLYPDDVADFHRSLADNGVAVPELEVTFYGMMEFRIEDPDGNRLWVGELKSQ
- a CDS encoding tetratricopeptide repeat protein — translated: MEPPPAASGGLSAADRNRLQQVFLRAKKCLERADYAYAHDLFSQCVAEDPGSLIYLQHFRANLAQMHPKTAAAKHSAFSGLPGFGGGRAAVSKLADKGNWREAFTAGCKALKKSPGDVGVIAELGGAAGELGHSDCQLYYLRWALDLSPTDLDVNRQAAAALEKIGEFDQAIGCWLRVQQQKPGDEEASRAISRLSVEKTIDRGGYNPQLLKGAGDVAMPHTGRVAEASARRKYDSPDAEREEQPAEPPQAALTEEELRAAIDANPADPAAYVQLAEMFSSAGRLHDAERLYKKALHVAGGGDLELLEKLEEVYLNRKRDTARVAEQRAQRQQSPAAQKLAEQAQREANLAEVEVFSARAERTPGDPRVQFDFAIRLKRVGNFREAVKPFQAARADKKRAAEAELHLGECFQHIEQHRLAMRSYEAAIAICGEGEWTDLRKLALYRAGVLAMGLKDLDAAEKYLTDLASADFGYRDVSARLDKLATIRKTG